The stretch of DNA GAGTAGTCTTTCCCGTACCACCCTTACCGCTGGCGATAGCGATGCGCATTAGTGGTCACAGCGGTTTTCGCCGCTTTCTAATTTGTGTTGCAAATACATTTCCACGATCTCTCTGAGGGGCAGGGGACATACTCCGATGATCACTTCAATGCCGTTCTGATTCATCAGTTCCTGAGCTTTCATACCCATCCCACCGGAGATAACCACGCTAACCCCAATCTCGTGCAGGAACCTGGGATGAGATCCGGGCTCGTGTACCGGAGGATCTACCATTTCTTCCTTAACAATCCTGTTATCTTCAATTTGGAAAACCGCGAAAACCTCGCAGTGACCAAAGTGTGAACTGAGTTTTCCCTGTGTTACTGGAATTGCTACTTTCATGTATTCTCCTTTATCTACATCTTCTGCAACGACGGCAACCACGTATAAAGCAATCTGCCAAAGAAATGATGCGTTCGGAACCGCAAGCGGGACATACGCGGGGGCTTTCCTCATGA from Candidatus Cloacimonadota bacterium encodes:
- a CDS encoding NifB/NifX family molybdenum-iron cluster-binding protein; the encoded protein is MKVAIPVTQGKLSSHFGHCEVFAVFQIEDNRIVKEEMVDPPVHEPGSHPRFLHEIGVSVVISGGMGMKAQELMNQNGIEVIIGVCPLPLREIVEMYLQHKLESGENRCDH